From Nicotiana tabacum cultivar K326 chromosome 22, ASM71507v2, whole genome shotgun sequence, one genomic window encodes:
- the LOC107782311 gene encoding putative myosin-binding protein 5 — MTSGSFKCFVDQKLGKFVHFFLYAILEWVLIITLFIDGFLAFFANEFAKFFELNIPCLLCTRIDHVLVHRNSNFYYNDSICDVHKKDLSSLAYCYVHKKLSEIKNMCEGCLLSFATEKDADCHRYKSLAGILHKDIDCFVGDDMKVSMKTGKKELDEIIQIEKGIVHRCSCCGEPLKMRSKYARNTSINGRSYSQAPAPSPRASPRAPLLGAWRNIEETRHVESPRIRYTELKFIPDDEGPSNAGKEDVKAATMPVLAHSEITHEAPCKTPNCTRNKFFGIPLTDSAQESPRLSRHRPRKSWLSDKIEVTSEANDTSSALNELEDDILHRLKKQVHLDRKSLVALYMELDEERSASAIAANNAMAMITRLQAEKAAVEMEAFQYQRMMEEQAEYDQEALQFMNDELLKKEEEMKVLEAELETYREKYGHIKIVGSEVCEVDADEDYQELKSQCLSSISERSDCASLDEVDRHRVNERPFQCSGEHGGVNVDDSQLDFEKQRSYLMGLLTDVVEKIKTSPEEGSHMLEPNMTEEKGSDNKVTLTREVSLIGERLRSIEAESGFLKHAAMTLQSSDEGSKLLTEIAQHLQKLRRSVNTSSANADAGIQSK; from the exons ATGACTTCAGGATCATTCAAGTGCTTTGTTGATCAGAAGTTGGGAAAATTTGTACATTTCTTCCTGTATGCTATTCTTGAATGGGTGTTGATCATTACGCTTTTCATTGATGGATTTCTTGCATTTTTTGCCAATGAATTCGCCAAGTTCTTTGAATTAAATATCCCATGCTTGCTTTGCACGAGGATAGATCACGTTCTTGTGCATAGGAACTCAAATTTCTATTACAATGATTCCATCTGTGATGTTCACAAGAAGGACCTTTCTTCCCTTGCGTATTGCTACGTTCACAAGAAGCTATCTGAAATCAAGAATATGTGTGAAGGCTGCCTTTTGTCATTTGCAACCGAGAAAGATGCCGATTGCCATAG GTACAAGTCACTAGCTGGGATTTTGCACAAGGACATTGATTGCTTTGTAGGGGATGATATGAAAGTTTCAATGAAAACAGGGAAGAAGGAATTAGATGAGATCATCCAAATAGAGAAGGGTATAGTACATAGGTGTTCTTGTTGTGGGGAGCCTCTAAAAATGAGGTCCAAATATGCAAGGAACACATCAATAAATGGAAGGTCTTATTCTCAAGCTCCTGCACCTTCTCCTCGAGCTTCTCCTAGAGCTCCATTATTAGGTGCGTGGAGAAATATTGAGGAAACGCGCCATGTTGAATCGCCTCGCATTCGCTACACAGAGCTCAAGTTCATCCCAGATGATGAAGGCCCCTCAAATGCAG GTAAAGAGGATGTGAAAGCTGCTACTATGCCAGTGCTAGCACATTCCGAAATCACACATGAAGCCCCCTGCAAAACCCCAAATTGTACAAGAaacaaattttttggaatcccATTGACAGACTCAGCTCAAGAAAGTCCTAGGTTGTCTCGTCACAGGCCCAGAAAGTCATGGCTTAGTGATAAAATTGAAGTCACTTCAGAGGCTAATGACACAAGTAGTGCATTGAACGAATTAGAAGACGACATCTTGCATCGGTTGAAAAAGCAGGTTCATTTGGACCGTAAGTCTCTAGTGGCACTATACATGGAATTAGACGAAGAAAGAAGTGCATCTGCTATTGCAGCGAATAATGCAATGGCTATGATCACTCGTTTGCAAGCCGAGAAAGCAGCTGTTGAAATGGAAGCATTTCAGTATCAGCGAATGATGGAAGAGCAAGCGGAATATGATCAAGAGGCGTTGCAGTTCATGAACGACGAGCTTTTGAAGaaagaggaagagatgaaggTGTTAGAAGCTGAACTTGAGACTTATAGGGAAAAATATGGACATATAAAGATAGTAGGTAGTGAAGTTTGTGAAGTTGATGCTGATGAAGATTATCAAGAACTGAAATCTCAGTGTTTATCATCTATTAGTGAGAGATCAGATTGTGCCAGCTTGGATGAAGTAGATCGGCATAGAGTAAACGAGCGTCCATTTCAGTGTTCCGGGGAACATGGAGGGGTCAATGTGGATGATTCACAACTTGATTTTGAGAAACAGAGATCTTATCTTATGGGTTTGTTGACAGATGTTGTAGAGAAAATTAAAACATCTCCTGAAGAAGGATCTCATATGTTGGAACCAAACATGACTGAAGAAAAAG GAAGCGATAATAAGGTGACTCTCACAAGAGAAGTGTCATTAATTGGAGAGAGGTTGAGATCCATTGAAGCAGAAAGCGGCTTCTTAAAACATGCTGCGATGACATTACAGAGCAGTGATGAAGGAAGCAAACTCTTAACTGAGATAGCTCAACATCTGCAGAAGCTAAGACGCTCGGTCAATACATCATCA